The Sediminispirochaeta smaragdinae DSM 11293 genome has a segment encoding these proteins:
- a CDS encoding flavodoxin encodes MDKKVMSILALAAIPLLSIGCQDTTKSEASAKTSAGTNTPAEERILVAYFSCTGTTEQIAEWIAGQTGANLYHITPEIPYTAADRNYRDSSSRATVEQNTPSARPSISGSKEGMENYDILFLGYPIWWGQCPKIIYTFLESYDFSGKTIIPFCTSHSSGIGSSDTNLHSLCASSVRWIPGQRFSATTPKETVKEWINSLNIHKNTAQDIGVFNFDTKTVLLNSGHTMPIVGLGTYSLLDDVCVNSVSESLKAGGRLIDTAYMYHNEESVGQGIRVSGVPREEVFITTKLYMNQYDHAGEAIEQALQKLGVEYIDLMLLHHPGAHDVDAYKAMEKAVKDGKIHSIGLSNYYVEELEAFLPKITIMPAVVQNEIHPFYQENDVIPYIQGKGIVMEGWYPLGGRGHTAPLLQNEIISAIAQAHGKSSAQVILRWNLQKGVVVIPGSSNPAHIRENLDIFDFELTDEEMAKINGLDRNEKHDWY; translated from the coding sequence TTGGATAAGAAAGTGATGAGTATCCTGGCGCTTGCTGCAATTCCGCTCCTGTCTATAGGATGCCAGGATACGACAAAATCGGAGGCTTCGGCAAAAACCTCTGCCGGAACAAACACTCCGGCAGAGGAGAGGATTTTGGTAGCATATTTTTCCTGCACAGGAACGACAGAGCAGATTGCCGAATGGATTGCCGGGCAAACAGGTGCGAACCTCTATCACATAACGCCGGAGATACCCTATACCGCGGCGGACCGAAACTACCGGGACTCCTCATCGCGTGCTACAGTGGAGCAAAACACCCCGTCGGCCCGCCCTTCGATTTCCGGCTCGAAAGAGGGCATGGAAAACTATGATATACTCTTTCTCGGCTACCCCATTTGGTGGGGACAATGTCCGAAAATCATATACACCTTTCTGGAAAGCTATGATTTTAGCGGAAAAACAATTATTCCGTTTTGCACCTCGCACAGCAGCGGCATTGGTTCCAGCGATACGAACCTTCACAGCCTATGCGCAAGCTCTGTACGCTGGATACCGGGCCAAAGGTTTTCCGCAACAACGCCAAAGGAGACGGTAAAGGAGTGGATTAACAGCTTGAATATTCATAAGAATACCGCTCAAGACATCGGCGTCTTTAATTTTGATACCAAAACGGTTTTATTAAACAGCGGCCATACAATGCCCATTGTCGGCCTGGGTACCTATAGTCTGCTGGATGACGTATGTGTAAACTCAGTTTCCGAATCCCTGAAAGCCGGCGGCCGCTTAATCGACACAGCATATATGTACCACAACGAAGAAAGTGTCGGACAAGGAATCCGGGTTTCCGGCGTTCCCAGAGAAGAAGTTTTCATCACGACGAAATTATATATGAATCAGTATGATCATGCCGGAGAGGCCATTGAACAGGCGCTCCAAAAGCTTGGTGTAGAATATATAGATCTGATGCTGCTTCATCATCCCGGTGCTCATGATGTAGACGCGTACAAGGCCATGGAAAAGGCCGTGAAAGATGGCAAAATTCACTCCATAGGGCTGTCCAATTACTATGTCGAGGAGCTGGAAGCGTTTCTCCCGAAAATTACGATCATGCCGGCGGTGGTCCAAAATGAAATACATCCCTTCTATCAGGAAAATGATGTGATTCCCTATATTCAGGGGAAAGGCATCGTTATGGAAGGCTGGTATCCCCTGGGCGGACGAGGACATACCGCCCCACTGTTACAGAACGAAATCATATCCGCTATCGCACAGGCCCACGGAAAATCCTCCGCCCAGGTCATTCTCCGGTGGAACCTGCAAAAAGGCGTCGTTGTCATACCGGGGTCAAGCAATCCGGCCCACATCAGGGAAAACCTGGACATATTTGACTTTGAATTGACCGATGAGGAAATGGCAAAAATCAACGGGCTTGACCGCAACGAAAAACATGACTGGTATTGA
- a CDS encoding ABC transporter substrate-binding protein has protein sequence MKKIVLLFTCLFLTASLSVSLLFAGGKQEVSEPAVVEEVPMTHEELVAAAQAEGKVVVYSVTSRIANAAKAFSEKYGIEVEATNLKDFELVEKISKEGSTGAAGADFVLCQDGGRVMGELLNLEYLYNYVPPTMKDQIPAEFQSPLAFAFINKVFIFNDELSEAYPITNIWALTTKEWKGNFQFKNPFQEGVNANFLTMVTKPEVADRIAKAYKDYFGKEIELTTPNAGYEWIRRILENDLVLTTSDTKTAESIGVKGQGKEHNAGLFVFSKLRYKDTKNLALAPIMEMEPFSGFYYPIYALMCSNASHPNAAKLFIEFLLTEEGFSPWSSDLGTYSSNPSIPLQPDDYPMTTWVKILVEEDPAYCFEHRAEVEEFLNEYIY, from the coding sequence ATGAAGAAGATAGTCTTGCTCTTTACCTGCCTCTTTCTTACCGCTTCTCTTTCGGTTTCTCTTCTCTTTGCCGGAGGGAAACAGGAGGTTTCCGAACCCGCTGTCGTCGAAGAGGTTCCTATGACCCACGAAGAGCTTGTGGCCGCGGCCCAGGCCGAAGGAAAGGTTGTCGTTTATTCAGTCACCAGCAGAATCGCCAATGCTGCCAAGGCGTTCAGCGAAAAATACGGGATTGAGGTTGAGGCAACGAACCTCAAGGATTTCGAGCTGGTCGAAAAGATATCGAAAGAGGGTAGTACGGGAGCTGCCGGAGCCGATTTTGTACTTTGTCAGGACGGTGGCCGCGTCATGGGAGAGCTCCTCAACCTCGAATATCTGTATAATTATGTCCCTCCAACAATGAAAGATCAGATTCCCGCTGAGTTTCAAAGTCCCCTGGCCTTTGCCTTTATCAATAAGGTTTTCATTTTCAACGATGAGCTTAGCGAGGCCTACCCCATTACGAACATATGGGCCCTGACAACCAAGGAATGGAAAGGTAATTTCCAGTTCAAAAATCCCTTTCAGGAAGGGGTTAATGCAAACTTTCTTACCATGGTGACGAAGCCCGAAGTTGCGGACAGAATTGCAAAGGCGTACAAGGATTATTTCGGAAAAGAGATCGAGCTGACTACCCCGAATGCGGGCTATGAATGGATCAGGCGGATTCTGGAAAACGACCTTGTGCTTACCACCAGCGATACCAAGACCGCCGAGAGTATCGGAGTAAAAGGGCAGGGTAAGGAGCATAATGCCGGGTTGTTTGTCTTCTCAAAGCTGCGATACAAAGATACCAAGAACCTTGCCCTTGCTCCGATCATGGAGATGGAGCCCTTTTCCGGTTTTTACTATCCGATCTATGCCCTGATGTGCTCGAATGCCAGCCATCCCAATGCGGCAAAGCTTTTTATCGAGTTTCTGCTCACCGAAGAGGGCTTTTCTCCCTGGAGTTCCGATCTCGGAACCTACTCTTCGAACCCCTCGATTCCCCTCCAGCCCGACGATTATCCCATGACCACCTGGGTGAAGATTTTGGTCGAGGAGGATCCTGCCTACTGTTTCGAACATCGGGCCGAGGTCGAAGAGTTTCTCAACGAATACATCTACTGA
- a CDS encoding ABC transporter permease, translating to MNYRNRAISFLKKPHNVILVSLAVILLYLTVVPMLTIVMDTFTVHQAELMRVKGARVGDFTLYHWAKVLFSSASKKIFYEPFLNTMLVAFGTCFIAILLGGTVAWLVTRTNMRFKGVISTLFIFPYIMPSWTLAMAWLNFFKNSLVGGAPGFFTAITGIQTPNWFAYGPFPIVVVLGLHYAPFAYILIGGILRNMDANLEEAALILKASRGKIMRKITIPIVLPAMLSTFLLVFSSAMSAFAVPAFLGTSVRFQVLTTQMFRTLNGLNPGYGYIIALIMILIGVLILGINQKIIGTRRSFTTITGKSSNIAYLNLRGFRSIISVLLLLFIALVCIVPLFSFALESFIMEPGNYSLRNFTTLFWVGSGDPTIANGEPGVLRNSSIFHGLWNSVRLSVIVAFIAGSVGILAGYAIVKRRNSRLSLLVNNLAFFPYLMPSMAFGAIYLSMFAVKRGFIPPLYGTFALLVLVGAVKYLPFASRASVGAMHQLSNEIEEAGTIQGIGWGKRMLRIIIPIQKASFLSGYLLPFISCMRELSLFILLVTPSSRILTTMLFQYNEKGWNQYANAINLLIVLFVVISNLVVNRVTGASIDKGIGGQ from the coding sequence GTGAACTACCGCAACAGGGCTATATCATTTTTGAAAAAGCCTCATAACGTCATCCTTGTGTCTCTTGCCGTTATACTTCTTTACCTGACGGTTGTCCCAATGCTGACTATCGTGATGGATACCTTTACGGTCCATCAGGCCGAACTGATGCGGGTGAAGGGGGCAAGGGTAGGGGACTTTACCCTTTATCACTGGGCCAAGGTCCTCTTTTCTTCGGCCAGTAAAAAGATATTTTACGAGCCATTCTTAAATACCATGTTGGTTGCCTTCGGCACCTGCTTTATCGCTATTCTTCTCGGAGGAACGGTCGCATGGCTGGTTACAAGGACCAATATGCGCTTCAAGGGCGTTATCTCGACCCTCTTTATTTTCCCCTATATCATGCCTTCCTGGACCCTTGCCATGGCATGGTTGAACTTTTTCAAGAACTCCCTTGTCGGTGGTGCTCCCGGTTTTTTTACCGCAATTACGGGCATCCAGACACCCAACTGGTTTGCCTACGGTCCCTTCCCCATCGTGGTAGTTTTAGGACTGCATTATGCTCCTTTTGCCTATATCCTGATCGGCGGTATTCTCAGGAATATGGATGCGAACCTGGAAGAGGCCGCTCTTATCCTGAAGGCAAGCAGGGGGAAGATTATGCGGAAGATTACCATTCCCATTGTGCTCCCTGCCATGCTCTCCACTTTTCTTCTTGTTTTTTCCAGTGCCATGAGCGCCTTTGCCGTTCCGGCATTCCTCGGGACTTCGGTACGCTTCCAGGTTCTGACCACCCAGATGTTCCGGACCCTCAATGGACTGAACCCCGGCTACGGTTACATCATTGCGCTTATCATGATTCTGATTGGTGTGTTGATCCTCGGCATCAATCAAAAAATTATCGGTACCAGAAGGTCCTTTACAACGATAACGGGGAAAAGTTCTAATATCGCCTACCTTAATCTGCGCGGTTTTCGAAGCATCATCTCGGTACTGCTTCTTCTGTTCATCGCCCTGGTCTGTATTGTCCCTCTGTTCTCTTTTGCATTGGAATCCTTTATCATGGAACCTGGCAATTATTCCCTCCGGAACTTTACCACCCTCTTTTGGGTCGGTTCTGGAGACCCGACCATTGCAAACGGCGAACCTGGAGTTTTGCGGAATTCCTCGATCTTTCACGGCCTGTGGAACAGTGTCAGGCTTTCGGTCATCGTGGCGTTTATTGCAGGTTCGGTAGGAATCCTTGCCGGCTACGCCATCGTAAAGCGGCGTAATTCGAGGCTGTCGCTGCTGGTAAATAATCTGGCCTTTTTTCCCTACCTTATGCCGAGCATGGCCTTCGGGGCCATCTATCTTTCCATGTTTGCCGTTAAACGGGGCTTTATCCCTCCTCTCTATGGAACATTTGCGCTTCTTGTTCTGGTGGGCGCTGTTAAGTATCTTCCCTTTGCATCCCGGGCAAGTGTGGGTGCCATGCATCAGCTGAGCAATGAAATCGAAGAGGCTGGAACCATTCAGGGTATCGGCTGGGGAAAGCGCATGCTCCGCATCATCATACCGATCCAGAAGGCAAGTTTCCTTTCCGGCTACCTGCTTCCCTTCATCTCCTGCATGCGGGAACTTTCCCTTTTTATTCTCCTTGTTACCCCCTCTTCGCGGATCCTGACCACCATGCTTTTTCAATATAATGAAAAGGGGTGGAACCAGTACGCCAACGCCATCAATCTTCTCATCGTTCTCTTTGTGGTCATCAGTAATCTTGTGGTGAACCGGGTCACCGGGGCATCGATCGATAAAGGAATAGGAGGGCAGTAA
- a CDS encoding DUF5714 domain-containing protein produces MARQINEELYQYITDTCLESYDAPSSPLQLLEKIWKNPDFPMHCPEHHYLVPAVLLTTYCRLKNDGKAKLREELNLAGDRAKNLLAGFCGWYGACGAAVGSGMFLSVATGTSPYSTDTWALVNRLSSDCLYNIAEIGGPRCCKRVCFTAVSTSITFMKQHFDLDLGQTTPIRCTYHQRNAECKKTACPYYPAT; encoded by the coding sequence GTGGCCCGCCAAATCAATGAAGAGTTGTACCAATATATTACAGATACCTGTCTGGAGTCATACGATGCTCCATCATCGCCGCTGCAGCTTTTGGAGAAGATATGGAAAAATCCTGATTTTCCCATGCACTGTCCGGAACACCACTACCTTGTTCCGGCAGTCCTTTTGACCACCTATTGCAGGCTGAAAAATGACGGGAAAGCCAAACTCAGGGAAGAGCTGAACCTTGCCGGAGACCGGGCAAAAAACCTGCTCGCCGGATTCTGCGGTTGGTACGGAGCCTGCGGTGCGGCCGTTGGAAGCGGTATGTTCCTTTCGGTAGCAACAGGCACAAGCCCCTATTCGACTGACACCTGGGCACTCGTAAACCGCCTAAGCTCCGACTGCCTATACAACATAGCGGAAATCGGCGGCCCCCGCTGCTGCAAGCGCGTCTGCTTTACCGCAGTAAGCACAAGCATCACCTTCATGAAACAACATTTTGACCTCGACCTTGGCCAGACCACACCGATACGCTGCACATATCACCAGCGAAACGCCGAATGTAAGAAAACAGCCTGTCCCTACTACCCAGCAACCTAA
- a CDS encoding response regulator transcription factor, translating into MVVDDSGSGKTILVVDDEEHVVKLLSMNLTSRGYDCLCAYTGEEGLEQARSHHPDLIILDVMLPGIDGIEVCRLLKSDPRTQLIPVLMLSAKSEGIDKIHGLEGGADDYITKPFSLRELFLRVEASLRQIALLTGAWSGRPHMLFIGSLSIDTERYFASNGGEKIDLTPAEFKILNMLVKHQGEAVSRPLMYRELFDKDPADAGRSVDVHLRNIRKKLNDAGVTGCRIETVHGSGYRITPQP; encoded by the coding sequence ATGGTGGTTGATGATTCGGGAAGCGGAAAGACAATTCTTGTAGTGGATGATGAGGAGCATGTTGTAAAGCTCCTCTCCATGAACCTCACATCCCGGGGATATGATTGCCTCTGTGCTTATACCGGAGAAGAAGGGCTTGAACAGGCCCGGTCGCATCATCCGGACCTGATTATCCTCGACGTGATGCTTCCCGGAATCGACGGAATTGAGGTGTGCAGGCTGCTCAAAAGCGATCCCCGCACCCAGCTTATCCCCGTGCTTATGCTCAGCGCAAAGAGTGAGGGGATCGACAAGATTCACGGCCTTGAGGGAGGAGCCGACGACTATATTACCAAACCCTTCAGTCTCAGGGAGCTTTTCTTGCGGGTCGAGGCCTCGTTGCGGCAAATTGCATTACTAACGGGAGCCTGGTCGGGGCGGCCGCATATGCTCTTTATCGGGTCGCTTTCCATCGATACCGAACGTTACTTTGCTTCAAATGGCGGGGAGAAAATCGATCTTACGCCCGCAGAGTTTAAGATTTTGAATATGCTGGTAAAGCATCAGGGAGAAGCGGTTTCCCGTCCCCTTATGTATCGGGAACTTTTCGACAAGGATCCCGCCGATGCCGGGCGATCGGTGGATGTGCACCTCAGGAATATCAGAAAGAAATTGAACGATGCAGGGGTCACCGGCTGCCGGATCGAGACGGTCCACGGCTCAGGCTACAGGATAACCCCTCAACCATGA
- a CDS encoding ABC transporter ATP-binding protein translates to MPKIHLEHITKRFGRSVAVDNLDLVIGDREFVTLLGPSGCGKTTTLRMIAGLETPTEGDIYIDDRCVFSSERGIDISPDKRDVGFLFQNYALWPHMTVYKNIAFGLENMKWEKKRIESRVRELLEMLRIEELRDRYPSELSGGQQQRVAIARTLATGPKILFMDEPLSNLDAKLRMEMRTELKRLHAETDSTFVYVTHDQLEAMTLSSKICLLKEGLLQQFAPPLEVYHQPTNLFVADFVGSPNINILEVTGENVNLDEIKLNHKLLKLLFTPVSSSITVQEGQQLLLGIRPEDIVLSPEGTVAGSIYSTLPSGMETIVKIDLGGQILTSVVFGSVDFAMGEKVRLSFQSDKNVLFDKKSERTIAIGKLL, encoded by the coding sequence ATGCCGAAAATTCACTTGGAACACATTACAAAACGCTTCGGCAGGTCTGTGGCCGTGGATAATCTCGACCTTGTCATCGGAGACCGGGAGTTTGTGACATTGCTGGGCCCCTCGGGCTGCGGTAAGACAACAACCCTTCGTATGATTGCGGGACTGGAAACCCCGACCGAGGGGGATATCTACATCGACGACCGTTGTGTTTTTTCCTCGGAACGGGGGATCGATATCTCTCCCGATAAACGGGACGTCGGCTTTCTTTTTCAAAATTATGCCCTCTGGCCCCACATGACCGTATACAAGAATATTGCCTTTGGGCTTGAAAATATGAAATGGGAAAAGAAACGGATAGAATCCAGGGTGCGTGAGCTCTTGGAGATGCTCCGAATCGAAGAGCTTCGGGACCGCTATCCTTCCGAGCTCTCAGGCGGTCAGCAGCAGCGGGTAGCCATTGCCAGGACCCTTGCCACCGGGCCGAAAATACTTTTTATGGACGAGCCGCTGAGCAACCTGGATGCAAAACTTCGGATGGAGATGCGGACCGAGCTTAAGCGCCTCCATGCGGAAACAGATTCAACCTTTGTCTATGTGACCCATGACCAGCTGGAGGCCATGACCCTCTCAAGCAAAATTTGCCTTCTGAAGGAGGGACTCCTACAGCAATTTGCACCCCCCCTCGAGGTCTACCACCAGCCGACAAATCTTTTTGTCGCCGATTTTGTAGGAAGTCCCAACATTAATATCCTAGAGGTGACCGGAGAAAATGTAAATCTCGACGAGATAAAGCTGAATCACAAACTGCTCAAACTTCTCTTTACACCCGTCTCTTCGAGCATCACCGTTCAGGAAGGTCAACAACTGCTTCTTGGTATCAGACCTGAAGATATCGTCCTTTCTCCGGAGGGAACGGTAGCGGGGAGCATCTATTCAACCCTGCCGTCCGGAATGGAAACCATTGTCAAGATTGATCTCGGCGGGCAGATTCTTACCAGCGTTGTATTCGGAAGTGTCGATTTTGCCATGGGTGAGAAGGTACGGCTCTCGTTTCAATCGGATAAGAATGTCCTCTTCGATAAAAAAAGCGAACGTACTATTGCCATTGGAAAGCTGCTGTAA
- a CDS encoding SatD family protein, translated as MKVIAVIADIVDSRQIERRQEFQRRLQACLGDLNETSSALLSPYTITLGDEFQAVYKAGSRVVEDLLFISRSLFPVSLRIALGIDDIATDINTKEAIGMDGPAFHAARDGLNNVKEEKITIVQLYGRYEQRQRLLNSGLYYAYSVMSDWKEHTLSIFYGVFRNQPVKDIARIVGISERGVYKTIKTHNLVALARYFQAVSDEIAAMGEGGP; from the coding sequence GTGAAAGTCATAGCAGTGATTGCCGATATTGTCGATTCCCGGCAGATTGAGCGGCGGCAGGAGTTTCAGAGGCGGCTACAAGCGTGCCTTGGCGATCTCAATGAAACAAGCTCGGCTCTTTTATCTCCCTATACGATCACCCTGGGGGACGAATTTCAGGCCGTCTACAAGGCTGGTTCCCGGGTCGTGGAGGATCTGCTTTTTATCAGCAGAAGCCTTTTCCCTGTTTCGCTTAGAATCGCCCTGGGGATCGATGATATTGCGACGGATATCAACACGAAAGAGGCGATCGGGATGGATGGGCCCGCTTTTCATGCGGCACGGGATGGATTAAACAATGTAAAAGAGGAAAAAATCACTATTGTACAGCTCTACGGTCGCTATGAACAAAGGCAGAGGCTTCTCAATAGCGGCTTGTATTACGCCTATTCGGTGATGAGCGATTGGAAAGAGCATACCCTTTCGATTTTTTATGGGGTTTTCAGGAATCAACCCGTGAAAGATATCGCCCGGATTGTGGGAATCAGTGAGCGGGGAGTCTATAAAACGATCAAAACACATAATCTCGTCGCCTTGGCACGCTATTTTCAGGCCGTTTCCGATGAGATTGCAGCCATGGGGGAAGGTGGGCCGTGA
- a CDS encoding MerR family transcriptional regulator has translation MRVYTIGHVSKMFNISISALRYYDKEGLFPNITRDPSGIRKFDSSDIDSLRVIEYLKKAGMQLKDIKVFLDWCNQGNATLVKRRDMFLDKKKSVEADILAMMKVLDLITYKCWYYTEAVKDNSEERVKSIEPEDMPEDIKKSFENSHGDMICG, from the coding sequence ATGAGGGTGTATACTATCGGGCATGTTTCAAAAATGTTTAATATTTCTATTTCAGCTCTTCGTTATTATGATAAGGAAGGCTTGTTCCCAAATATTACACGCGATCCATCGGGTATACGAAAATTTGATAGTAGCGATATTGATAGTCTGAGGGTAATTGAATATTTAAAGAAAGCGGGAATGCAGCTTAAAGATATTAAGGTGTTTCTTGACTGGTGTAATCAAGGTAACGCAACGCTTGTTAAGCGGCGGGATATGTTTCTTGATAAGAAGAAGTCCGTTGAGGCTGATATCCTTGCGATGATGAAAGTTTTGGATTTGATTACATATAAATGCTGGTATTATACCGAAGCCGTGAAAGATAATTCCGAAGAAAGAGTCAAATCTATTGAACCGGAAGATATGCCTGAAGATATAAAAAAGTCATTTGAAAATTCACATGGCGACATGATATGCGGGTAG
- a CDS encoding iron-containing alcohol dehydrogenase — MINFDFSNPTRIVFGSGKLNELGKLPMPGKKAMLLTSNGKSTTVNGSLERTMEQLKKAGVSISVFNKIMENPLREVIMEGAAFAKEKGCDFIVALGGGAVLDSSVAISAMVTNPGDVWDYVFGGTGKGQSLVNKGLPIVTITTTSGTASEVNCWGVISNLETKEKIGFGDPALTPVLAIVDPELMKTVPAAYTAYQGFDALFHNTEVMISNGINILSETIALSAIENITKYLPRAVKDGDDMEAREHVAYGSTMAGITMQLTSTTAAHSMEHSMSAYHHNLPHGAGLIMISKAFYEFFIERHACDAQFIKMAKVMGIEHADKPEDFITALMRLQKACGVDNLKMSDYGFSLNESMTLAKGARSMQGGLFLANPCEMTDEDCAGVFRTSFR, encoded by the coding sequence ATGATTAATTTTGATTTTTCAAATCCAACAAGAATTGTTTTCGGAAGTGGAAAGCTGAATGAACTAGGCAAGCTACCAATGCCGGGAAAAAAGGCGATGCTCCTGACTTCCAATGGAAAATCCACAACGGTAAACGGCTCTCTGGAACGAACCATGGAGCAGCTGAAAAAGGCAGGTGTCAGTATCTCTGTTTTTAATAAGATTATGGAGAATCCGCTCAGGGAAGTCATTATGGAAGGAGCGGCTTTCGCCAAAGAAAAGGGTTGCGACTTTATTGTGGCTCTTGGGGGCGGCGCTGTTCTGGATTCATCGGTTGCCATATCTGCCATGGTTACAAATCCCGGTGACGTATGGGATTATGTCTTCGGCGGCACAGGGAAAGGACAATCACTTGTAAACAAAGGGCTGCCGATTGTTACCATCACAACCACTTCGGGGACAGCCTCGGAAGTTAACTGCTGGGGTGTCATATCGAATCTTGAGACAAAGGAGAAAATCGGTTTTGGAGATCCGGCCCTAACCCCGGTGCTCGCCATCGTAGATCCGGAATTGATGAAAACCGTCCCTGCTGCATACACAGCATATCAGGGGTTTGATGCACTTTTCCATAATACCGAGGTAATGATCAGCAACGGTATCAATATTCTCAGCGAAACGATTGCGCTTTCAGCGATTGAGAATATCACGAAATACCTGCCCCGTGCAGTAAAGGACGGTGACGATATGGAAGCACGGGAACATGTGGCGTACGGGAGTACCATGGCCGGCATTACCATGCAGCTGACGAGCACGACAGCGGCACATTCCATGGAACATTCCATGAGTGCCTATCATCATAACCTGCCGCATGGAGCGGGACTGATCATGATCTCAAAAGCATTCTATGAATTTTTCATTGAGCGCCATGCCTGCGACGCACAGTTTATCAAGATGGCAAAAGTAATGGGCATCGAACATGCCGACAAACCGGAGGACTTCATCACAGCCCTTATGAGGCTGCAGAAAGCGTGTGGCGTTGACAACCTGAAAATGAGTGACTACGGTTTTTCATTGAACGAGTCTATGACGCTCGCTAAAGGAGCTCGTTCCATGCAAGGGGGATTATTCCTTGCCAACCCCTGCGAAATGACTGACGAAGATTGTGCGGGTGTATTCCGCACGTCATTCAGATAA